One Hordeum vulgare subsp. vulgare chromosome 4H, MorexV3_pseudomolecules_assembly, whole genome shotgun sequence DNA window includes the following coding sequences:
- the LOC123447619 gene encoding uncharacterized protein LOC123447619, with protein MCRAPVDDLGRLAPRPRTRRLDVRAFYLRLSSSSPTSTPPAELTLLYRPAIGGAALELAGRALPPASPAEVALARVRGAKDDDAPAYASADRVSAAEGARFEVYDGKELAAEGAFFFARGLDGWRVECRRPAASRSRVAEVLVLAKGGALIRARARAARRAGLGCSATPLEGIPEEGPCGCQCGACGDDDWEMVGDSSDDDADADAGHGLKEEEEVDADSMRWALEMGAWAVCVGVGLLATARRFSRSRRRAALR; from the coding sequence ATGTGCAGAGCACCGGTGGACGACCTCGGCCGGCTCGCGCCGCGGCCCCGGACACGGCGCCTCGACGTGCGCGCCTTCTACCTCCGCCTATCCTCCTCATCACCCACGTCGACGCCGCCAGCGGAGCTCACGCTGCTCTACCGCCCGGCCATCGGCGGCGCAGCCTTGGAGCTGGCCGGCCGCGCGCTCCCGCCGGCCAGCCCCGCCGAGGTCGCCCTCGCCCGCGTGCGCGGCGCCAAGGACGACGATGCCCCGGCGTACGCCAGCGCGGACCGCGTCTCGGCCGCCGAGGGCGCGCGCTTCGAGGTGTACGACGGGAAGGAGCTCGCGGCCGAGGGCGCCTTCTTCTTCGCGCGGGGGCTCGACGGGTGGCGCGTCGAGTGCCGCCGGCCGGCCGCGTCGCGCTCGCGGGTGGCGGAGGTGCTGGTCCTCGCCAAGGGCGGCGCGCTCATAAGGGCCAGGGCCAGGGCGGCGAGGCGGGCCGGTCTCGGGTGCAGCGCGACGCCGCTCGAGGGGATACCGGAGGAGGGGCCGTGCGGGTGCCAGTGCGGGGCATGCGGGGACGACGACTGGGAGATGGTCGGAGACAGCAGCGACGatgacgccgacgccgacgccggcCACGggttgaaggaggaggaggaggtggacgcgGATTCGATGCGGTGGGCGCTGGAGATGGGCGCCTGGGCGGTGTGCGTCGGGGTCGGCCTGCTCGCCACCGCCCGGCGGTTTAGCCGGAGCCGGAGGAGGGCCGCGCTCCGGTGA